The genomic DNA ATACCGGGTTCAAAGCGCTCGACCGGATAACCAGAGCCGTCGTAGACGCCGGGCTTGCGCACAACATCGTCAGCCTTAACCGGAATGCCTAAGCCTTCATCCTCATTCTTGCGAACGAGGATACCGACCATGCAGCTTTCAATCTTTTTGCGGACGATTTCAGCGCCTTCATATTCGCCTAGATCGTGGATAGGCGACATGACGGGCGATCCCCACGGGACGCCGCGCACCTGTGTTCGCTGCTTTTCGAACACATGGGCGATATCTTTGGCCGCAACAGGCTTGGAAATCAGTGCGGAGCGAGGATCAAGGTAAGTGTTTCCGGGGTGCGATTGGAAAAGCCAATAGTTGGCTCGCCTTCCTTCGGCATCGAATTCGATACCTTGAACAGCGATATTACCAGCGGAAAGCGGTCCTTCCTTCGCGCTATCGATCATGTCGGTTTCAAGGACTTGCAATTGCAAGGGAACCGGCAATTTATCTTTGCGCGTCCGGCGGCGGCGACGAATAATACCGTCGCCACTCTCAATCATCCCGCGAATAGCGAGCGTTTGAAGCCCATAGAAATCAAGCCCGCCGTCCGCGTCGGCTTTCTTCGACCATTCGTCAAAAAGGTCATTGACCTTCTTGTCTTTTGCGTCGTCGCCCGTTTTGGCGCGTGGCATGATGCCGTCGCCGACAATATGCGTCACAAGCTGCGTTACTGCATTCGCAGCGTGCGGGTTATTTCGGACTAGCTCACGCATTCGATTGCGAAGGCGAGCGCCAGCACTTCCGATTTCGGCATCGGCGGACGTACCAGACGACCGCCAATTCCCATTCAGTCGCGAGCTTGTCGCACCATCGTAGCCCCGTGAAAGGACTTCAAGGACGGCACGCTGACGAACACGGCGCGCGGCAGCGCCGGGGGCAACCCATCCGATTGCCCGATCCAGAAAATTTAGCTTCGTCATTAGAACGCCGCCAAAATTCCGCGACGCCTGCGACCAGATAAGGCGGCTTTTTCGCCTTCTAACCAGTCAAGACGGGCCTTGAGGTCAGCAAAAGACGGGTATTCGGTTCGCTTAACGACGCCATTCGTGCGCGTTTCGACCACCTTGACCCCTAACGTGATTGCCTCACGAATTGCCGCGATTTCTTCGTCAAGTGTGGACATAGCGACCTTTACCAGATGCTTTTTCGTCTTCCGCCGTCCGGGCGCATCCAGTCATCCCGGCGCGGTTGCGCGGGTGGCGGTGGCTGCGGCTGTTGAGGCGGGGTTTGGTTGACGTCCTCCCGCACAGCAGGGGGCACGACCGGGGCAGGTTGCACCGGCTCAATAGTCACAAGGTCCGCGCCTTCACCGACGCGAACTGTTCCTTCGGGGATCGTATGGACGCGAAGCATATAGGCCGCTGCCGCTGCCATGCTTTCGCAGTCCAAGAAGTGGTTGTCCTTGTGACGCGGTATCCATTGCGCCTTACCGTTGGCGGGATTGATCTTCCGACCTTCGGAAACGATCTGGCGCGCGTAATCTTCCGTCACGCCGCCAAAGATCGCACCGTCAGGCTCGACCAACCCCATAGGCAGATGAAAACTGCCGGGCCTGCCGATTTCCAAACGGACGCGGCTATGAACAAGCGACTTGAAATAGTCGGTGTCCAAGTGGATCAGCGTAAGCGAGCTTTTATGCCGCTTGCCGGTATGAGCTACTTCGACCTTGGAAGGTCGTAGCGGCGTCGTTTGCGTGTCTTTACCTTTGGTGGCGAAAATCCATCGTGGATAGCGCAAGGCGAACTCATAAACGCGGTGTTCATCGCCTGCGCCTGTCTTGTTCGGACGGAAACCGCTGTCGATGAAAACGCAGTCGATCATGCGCCCGTGGATTGGCGTTAGAAGGTACGTTTCGAGTTCATCCCATACGTTGCGATCCGACGTCGGGCCGTAAATCTGGCCGAAGTCGAGCAACCATGACGAACCGC from Brucella anthropi ATCC 49188 includes the following:
- a CDS encoding phage head-tail joining protein, with product MSTLDEEIAAIREAITLGVKVVETRTNGVVKRTEYPSFADLKARLDWLEGEKAALSGRRRRGILAAF
- a CDS encoding phage portal protein, coding for MTKLNFLDRAIGWVAPGAAARRVRQRAVLEVLSRGYDGATSSRLNGNWRSSGTSADAEIGSAGARLRNRMRELVRNNPHAANAVTQLVTHIVGDGIMPRAKTGDDAKDKKVNDLFDEWSKKADADGGLDFYGLQTLAIRGMIESGDGIIRRRRRTRKDKLPVPLQLQVLETDMIDSAKEGPLSAGNIAVQGIEFDAEGRRANYWLFQSHPGNTYLDPRSALISKPVAAKDIAHVFEKQRTQVRGVPWGSPVMSPIHDLGEYEGAEIVRKKIESCMVGILVRKNEDEGLGIPVKADDVVRKPGVYDGSGYPVERFEPGMFAFAEGADDIKFNTPAANSQYEAYKRAMLHTIAAGFRIPYFLLTGDLSQASYASSKIGIEPFARLVSAVQWQMVIPMLCEPIWDWFCEAAYSDGKIDTPYVPVEWTPPKFYSADPKKDAEAIIAEVRAGLRSMPDAISSTGRNPDVVLKETIGWNAKLDAGKVILDTDPRNVTKQGMFQMEPDPPGDGGGVPSQNSKD